A DNA window from Malus domestica chromosome 12, GDT2T_hap1 contains the following coding sequences:
- the LOC103423508 gene encoding CBL-interacting protein kinase 2 has product MEKKGSVLMQRYELGRLLGQGTFAKVHHARNLKTGMSVAIKIIDKERVLKVGMIDQIKREISVMRLIRHPNVVELYEVMATKTKIYFVMEYVKGGELFNKVSKGKLKEDVARKYFQQLISAVDYCHSRGVCHRDLKPENLLLDENEDLKVSDFGFSALGESKRQDGLLHTTCGTPAYVAPEVINRKGYDGAKADIWSCGVVLYVLLAGYLPFHDSNLMEMYRKIGKGEFKFPNWFSPEVRRLLSKIMDPNPNTRISIAKIMQSSWCRKGLVQKPVIAEVPMKEPAPLDVDAIFGANEDSNSSVESKQELSKPSNLNAFDIISYSAGFDLSGLFEQTDQKKEVRFTSNKTASTIISKLEDIAKRLKLKIKKWDGGLLKMEGSTEGRKGVLGIETEIFEITPSFHLVEVKKSSGDTLEYRKAMKKDIRPALKDIVWTWQGEEQQQQEEPPELGQQLLQQQEQELPQLGQQEQQPSLAIPVHAVAP; this is encoded by the coding sequence ATGGAGAAAAAAGGGAGCGTGTTGATGCAGCGGTATGAATTGGGGCGATTATTAGGGCAAGGAACCTTTGCCAAGGTTCACCATGCGAGGAACCTTAAAACCGGCATGAGTGTTGCGATTAAGATAATTGATAAAGAGAGGGTCTTGAAGGTCGGAATGATTGATCAGATTAAGCGAGAAATTTCTGTCATGCGACTGATTAGACACCCGAATGTTGTGGAGCTTTATGAGGTAATGGCCACCAAAACCAAGATTTACTTTGTCATGGAGTATGTCAAAGGCGGTGAGCTCTTCAACAAGGTTTCCAAAGGCAAGCTAAAAGAGGATGTTGCTAGGAAATATTTTCAGCAGCTCATCAGTGCTGTTGATTACTGCCATAGTCGAGGAGTCTGCCATCGGGATTTGAAACCAGAAAACCTACTTTTGGATGAGAATGAGGATCTAAAGGTTTCGGATTTCGGATTTAGTGCCCTTGGTGAATCTAAGCGCCAAGATGGTCTGCTTCATACAACCTGTGGAACCCCTGCATACGTTGCTCCAGAAGTAATAAACAGGAAAGGCTATGATGGCGCCAAGGCTGACATTTGGTCATGTGGGGTGGTGTTGTATGTTCTATTGGCTGGCTATCTCCCATTTCACGATTCAAATCTGATGGAGATGTATAGGAAGATTGGTAAGGGTGAATTCAAATTCCCGAACTGGTTTTCTCCGGAAGTACGCAGGTTGCTGTCAAAGATCATGGACCCGAATCCAAATACTCGGATATCCATTGCCAAAATTATGCAGAGTTCTTGGTGCCGGAAGGGACTCGTCCAGAAACCTGTAATTGCTGAGGTACCAATGAAAGAGCCAGCCCCTCTGGATGTTGATGCAATTTTTGGAGCTAATGAAGATAGCAATTCTTCTGTGGAGTCAAAGCAAGAATTATCAAAGCCATCTAACTTGAATGCTTTCGATATCATCTCCTACTCAGCAGGCTTTGACTTGTCTGGATTGTTTGAGCAGACAGATCAGAAAAAGGAAGTGCGGTTTACGTCCAACAAAACGGCCTCCACCATCATCTCTAAGCTGGAGGACATTGCCAAGCGTCTGAAACTGAAAATAAAGAAGTGGGATGGAGGGTTGTTGAAAATGGAAGGGTCCACAGAAGGCAGGAAGGGGGTGCTGGGCATTGAAACCGAGATATTTGAAATCACCCCGTCTTTTCATCTGGTAGAAGTGAAGAAGTCTAGTGGAGATACACTGGAGTATCGCAAGGCCATGAAGAAAGATATCAGACCAGCTCTCAAGGACATTGTTTGGACTTGGCAAGGAGAGGAGCAGCAGCAACAAGAAGAGCCACCAGAACTCGGGCAGCAGCTGCTGCAGCAACAAGAACAAGAGCTGCCACAACTAGGGCAGCAAGAGCAACAGCCTTCTCTGGCAATCCCAGTGCACGCAGTCGCACCCTAG